CGGCGACGCCGAGCGGGACGGTGCTCTCGTGGCTCAGCCCCGCGCCGGTGTCACAGAGCACGAAATCGGCTGCCTCGGCGAGCGAGCGCAACACGCCACCGAGGTCGCCGGGGTCGGCGGCGGCGAACGCATCGAGCGAGCGCGACCCCGGGACGGCGACCAGATGCGGCCCCTCGTCGGGCGGCGAGCGCGTCGGCGGATCATTACTGGGGAGCCAGACCAGCGCTTCATGCAGAGCGGCTTCGTCCGCGAGCACGTCGTGCAGCGTCGGCCCGGAGAGAACGTCGACCATCGCACCGAGGTTCGCCATCGCGAGGTCGGCATCGACGACGACCGTATCGTAGCCCGCCGCGCGCAGCGCCGCGCCGAGGTTGATGGTCGAAGTGGTCTTACCGACGCCACCCTTGCCGCCCGCGAGCGCGTAGACGTGTCCGGTCATGGTCGTGCTAACCACGACCGCCTACATAAAACTGCCCGCGGTGTGAGAGGGCTGCCAAAGGGTACTTACCCCGGAAGGCGGTATTGTGGCCAATGAGTACCCAACAAACCGAACAGTCCGACCGGAAGAAATACGAGTTCCGGCGGGTCATCGAGGACCTCAAAGAACACGAGGGGTCGGGCACCCAGTTGGTGAGCATCTACATCACGCCCGACGAGCAGATCTCGAGCGTCGTCGCTCACGTCAACGAGGAGTATTCCGAAGCCTCGAACATCAAATCCAAGCAGACCCGCACGAACGTCCAGGACGCCCTGAAATCCATCAAGGACCGTCTCAGGTACTACGACACGTTCCCGCCCGAGAACGGTCTCGTGGTGTTCAGCGGAGCCATCGACATCGGTGGTGGTCGTACCGAGATGGTCACCAAAGTGCTCGAGGACCCGCCACAGCCGATCCAGTCCTCGCTTTACCGCTGTTCGTCGGAGTTCGTCACCGAACCCTTAGAGCAGATGCTCGCCGACCAGGGACTCTTTGGACTCGTCGTGCTCGACCGACGGGAGGCCAACGTCGGCTGGCTCAAGGGCAAGCGCATCGAGGCAGTCAAGTCGGCGAGTTCGCTGGT
This region of Halococcus sediminicola genomic DNA includes:
- a CDS encoding MinD/ParA family ATP-binding protein; the encoded protein is MTGHVYALAGGKGGVGKTTSTINLGAALRAAGYDTVVVDADLAMANLGAMVDVLSGPTLHDVLADEAALHEALVWLPSNDPPTRSPPDEGPHLVAVPGSRSLDAFAAADPGDLGGVLRSLAEAADFVLCDTGAGLSHESTVPLGVADGVVVVTTPDPVAIADAKKTIDFAAHAGGTIVGTVLTHAGEETDVSLLADDLGVEMLAVVPDTDAAGDEPLVESAPESYAADAYERLAATLAERGDPGTSEFADSDLVNRPDESNPTESTVVGRLSGMLDRSEDG